The DNA window TCCGCCAGAATGTCTTCCTTCGTGCGTGCCTGCAGACCGAGCGCATCGACGAAAGGTGTGAGCAGCGGGCTGGTGTCCCACGCCCCGAGCATCTTTGCGTCCGTGCGACGTTGAATTGCCTTGACGCGTCCGGACGTGTGCGGGTGAGTGATGCCGAGGCATGCCACACCCAGGGTTTCGTTCGGACCAATCTTTCGTGCCATGACTTATCTCCTCCGGATTTCTCGTTACACCTTGACCGCTTTGCCCGTCAGCGCGGACTCGAGCGCAGCATCAGCCAGGCGCAGTGCCTTCAACCCGTCCTGCACCGATGTCGGCAGCGGCGATTTACTGTTGAGCGCATCAACGAAAGCTTCGAGTTCGGCCTTGTACGCTTCAACGTAGCGTTCCAGGAAAAAATTCAGCAGCGGCTCGCGTGCGTCCGTGGTTTCTTTCGTCCAGCGACGAATCGTTGATGGGCGCAGGTTTTCCTGCAGGAGCATGCCTTTGGAGCCCGACACTTCCATACGCTGGTCGTAGCCGTAGACCGCTTCACGGCAGCAGTTGATGTGGCATTGTTTGCCCGAAGCGGTGCGCAGCTGAACCATCACCGTGTCGAAATCGGTCAGCTTCTCGAGCGACTCATCGATCAGCCTGCTAGCCATCGCCATCACTTCAACAGGCTCTTCGCCGAGCAGCCAGCGAGCCATATCGAGGTCGTGGATGACCATGTCACGGAAGATACCGCCCGAATGTTCTACGTAATCGCGTGGCGGCATGCCTGGGTCGCGGCTCGAGATGATGACTTGACGAACCTCGCCAACGTCACCCGCATCGATCGCTTTGCGGAACGCCTGCGACGTCGGGTCGAAACGGCGATTGAACGCGAGCATCACCTGACCGCCTAGGCGCTCAACCTCGTTCGCTGCAGCGAGCGACTTTTCCATGTCGAGGTCGATAGGCTTTTCGCACAGGACTGCCTTGCCGCGTTTGACTGCTTCGAGCATGAACGTGATGTGCGTATCCGTCGGCGTGCCGATGACCACTGCGTCGATGTCTTTGCGTTCGAGGACGCCGGCGGGGTCGGTAGACGCTTCGCAGCCCAAGCGGTTGGCCAGCGAGGTTGCTGCGCTTTCGACCGGGTCGGCGACCACCACCAGTTTGGCGTTCGGGCTGGCTGCGACGTTGGCAGCGTGAATGCGTCCAATACGGCCAGCACCGAGTACGGCGATTCGAATCATGTGAGTCTCCAGAATTGCTTTGTCGTTTAAAGGTTGGAAGCGTCAGGCGGGGGCAGTGGATTTAGCCTGGAACTGGGCGACGGTCGTGTCGTAAGCGCGCTTTGCCATCTCATCGAGCGGAAACTTGCGATGCACTTCAGAGATGAGTTCGACGCCGTAATACGGAAGCGTGCAACCTGCCTGATCGAGTGCGTCCACGAACGCGCGACAGTCACCCGCGCCTTCCCCACAAAGTTGGCGATTAAAGGTCGAATCATCAAACAGCGAACCCTTGACCTGTGCGCCCACGTCGTCCATTTCCACGCCCTTGATGAAGCGCGCCGGGATTTGCGCGACTTCGCTGTACGGAGTGCGGGCGCGAG is part of the Paraburkholderia fungorum genome and encodes:
- the iolG gene encoding inositol 2-dehydrogenase, giving the protein MIRIAVLGAGRIGRIHAANVAASPNAKLVVVADPVESAATSLANRLGCEASTDPAGVLERKDIDAVVIGTPTDTHITFMLEAVKRGKAVLCEKPIDLDMEKSLAAANEVERLGGQVMLAFNRRFDPTSQAFRKAIDAGDVGEVRQVIISSRDPGMPPRDYVEHSGGIFRDMVIHDLDMARWLLGEEPVEVMAMASRLIDESLEKLTDFDTVMVQLRTASGKQCHINCCREAVYGYDQRMEVSGSKGMLLQENLRPSTIRRWTKETTDAREPLLNFFLERYVEAYKAELEAFVDALNSKSPLPTSVQDGLKALRLADAALESALTGKAVKV